A single window of Rhizobium sp. SL42 DNA harbors:
- a CDS encoding DEAD/DEAH box helicase produces the protein MTLTNFHDLGLSKNIVATLSHLGFETPTPIQEKAIPLVLEGRDIVGLAQTGTGKTAAFGLPIIEMLLKDEKRPDNRTTRTLILAPTRELVNQIGDNLRSYLRRLPLKINQVVGGASIGKQQLQLEKGTDILVATPGRLLDLIARNAISLRAVNYLVLDEADQMLDLGFIHDLRKISKMVPAKRQTLLFSATMPSSIADLAATFLNNPAKVAVTAPGKAADKVEQHVHFVAGQNAKTEMLKKILVDNPDGRSIVFLRTKHGAEKLMKHLEVNGFSVASIHGNKSQGQRERALKGFRDGEIRTLIATDVAARGIDIPAVSHVFNYDLPEVPDAYVHRIGRTARAGRDGIAIAFCGPDEGRLLRDVERLMGIDIPVASGEAPTNLSRPARPQRRAGGGGAPGGNRNHQAQGRGKSDGENRGGPKADGRPGAKRKSGNGGNRNGSGKSYGQGKPPARSGTAPGGRRREA, from the coding sequence ATGACTTTGACCAATTTCCACGATCTTGGCCTGTCCAAGAATATCGTCGCGACTCTTTCGCATCTCGGTTTTGAAACGCCCACTCCAATCCAGGAAAAGGCAATCCCGCTCGTCCTCGAAGGCCGCGATATCGTCGGCCTCGCCCAGACCGGCACCGGCAAGACGGCCGCTTTTGGCCTGCCGATCATCGAAATGCTGTTGAAGGACGAAAAGCGTCCGGACAACCGCACCACCCGCACCCTCATTCTTGCCCCGACCCGCGAACTGGTAAACCAGATCGGCGACAACCTGCGCAGCTACCTGCGTCGCCTGCCGCTCAAGATCAACCAGGTCGTCGGCGGCGCTTCGATCGGCAAGCAGCAGCTGCAGCTGGAAAAGGGCACCGACATTCTCGTTGCCACTCCGGGCCGCCTGCTCGACCTGATCGCCCGCAACGCGATCTCGCTGCGCGCCGTCAACTACCTCGTCCTCGACGAAGCCGACCAGATGCTCGACCTCGGCTTCATCCACGATCTGCGCAAGATTTCCAAGATGGTTCCGGCCAAGCGCCAGACCCTGCTGTTTTCGGCCACCATGCCGAGCTCCATCGCCGATCTCGCCGCAACCTTCCTGAACAACCCCGCCAAGGTTGCAGTCACGGCCCCGGGCAAGGCTGCCGACAAGGTTGAGCAGCATGTGCACTTCGTCGCCGGCCAGAACGCCAAGACGGAAATGCTGAAGAAGATCCTCGTCGACAATCCCGATGGCCGCTCCATCGTCTTCCTGCGCACCAAGCACGGCGCCGAAAAGCTGATGAAGCATCTGGAAGTCAACGGCTTCTCGGTTGCCTCGATCCATGGCAACAAGAGCCAGGGCCAGCGCGAACGCGCCCTCAAGGGCTTCCGTGACGGCGAAATCCGCACGCTGATCGCCACTGACGTTGCAGCCCGCGGTATCGACATCCCGGCCGTCAGCCACGTCTTCAACTACGATTTGCCGGAAGTGCCGGACGCCTACGTACACCGTATCGGCCGTACCGCCCGCGCGGGTCGCGACGGCATCGCCATCGCGTTCTGCGGTCCCGACGAAGGCCGCCTGCTGCGCGACGTCGAGCGCCTGATGGGCATCGACATTCCGGTTGCCAGCGGCGAAGCACCGACAAACCTCAGCCGTCCTGCGCGTCCGCAGCGTCGTGCCGGCGGCGGCGGCGCTCCCGGCGGTAACCGCAATCACCAGGCCCAGGGCCGCGGCAAGTCCGACGGCGAGAACCGTGGCGGCCCCAAGGCCGACGGTCGTCCGGGCGCCAAGCGCAAGAGCGGCAATGGCGGCAATCGCAACGGTAGCGGCAAGAGCTACGGCCAGGGCAAGCCCCCGGCCCGTTCGGGCACGGCTCCGGGCGGACGTCGCCGCGAAGCCTGA
- a CDS encoding alpha-E domain-containing protein, with protein sequence MLGRTANGLFWMFRYIERAENIARIVDAGLRMSLTRSGASDDDWGAVLLSADVRDIFDKHHDKVTASDAIDFLLRDLSNPSSVMSCIDSARNNARMVRTALTRETWEAMNECWIEMKQMLARKLKSADLPEVIDTVKRRAGLIRGAFHGSMLRNEIYNFARIGTFIERADNTSRILDVKYYVLLPAITQVGSSLDNMQWESILRSVSAHRSYRWVYDGEYKATNIADFLILNGQMPRSLAYCYDKIVSNLGYVGQDYGERLAAHETAERVRSTLQKTSIGTIMDQGLHEFLDNFISHNNQLGQEITEGYRFYS encoded by the coding sequence ATGCTCGGAAGAACTGCCAACGGCCTTTTCTGGATGTTTCGCTACATCGAAAGGGCAGAAAACATTGCCCGGATCGTCGATGCCGGCTTGAGGATGTCATTGACCCGCTCGGGTGCCAGCGATGACGACTGGGGTGCGGTGCTGCTCAGCGCCGATGTCCGCGACATCTTCGACAAGCACCATGACAAGGTGACGGCGTCGGACGCGATCGACTTCCTCTTGCGCGACCTGTCCAACCCGTCAAGCGTCATGTCCTGCATTGATTCCGCCCGCAACAATGCCCGCATGGTCCGCACCGCGCTCACCCGCGAGACCTGGGAAGCGATGAACGAATGCTGGATCGAGATGAAGCAGATGCTCGCCCGCAAGCTGAAATCGGCCGACCTGCCGGAAGTGATCGACACGGTCAAGCGACGCGCAGGCCTGATCCGCGGCGCCTTCCACGGCTCGATGCTGCGCAACGAGATCTACAATTTCGCCCGCATCGGCACCTTCATCGAACGCGCCGACAATACCAGCCGCATTCTCGACGTGAAATATTACGTCCTGCTTCCAGCGATCACCCAGGTCGGCTCGTCGCTCGACAACATGCAGTGGGAATCGATCCTGCGCTCGGTCTCGGCCCATCGCTCCTATCGCTGGGTCTATGACGGCGAGTACAAGGCGACCAACATCGCAGACTTTCTCATCCTCAACGGCCAGATGCCTCGCTCGCTTGCCTATTGCTACGACAAGATCGTCAGCAACCTCGGCTATGTCGGCCAGGATTACGGCGAACGGCTGGCTGCCCACGAGACGGCAGAGCGGGTGCGCTCGACATTGCAAAAGACGTCGATCGGCACGATCATGGATCAGGGCCTGCATGAATTCCTCGACAATTTCATCAGCCACAACAACCAGTTGGGTCAGGAAATTACCGAGGGTTACCGCTTTT
- a CDS encoding DMT family transporter, giving the protein MTLHRLAPVLFVLLWSTGWVAAKYASLFADPLTFLVLRYAVAAVLFYLVCRVSGVRWPVSRSALIHAVVSGMFLHGFYLGMVWWAIGQGVPASLSGIIAGLQPLMTGIAAAYLIGEALSGSQRLGLLLGFAGIAIAVLPNVLALDAVAIPVGAVAVNVLAMACVTAGTIYQKRYLHEVDLRAVATLQYVGALIVTVPAALLLEDLHVSWGLGLFAVLGWSVLGISMGAIALLLYLIRRGDVSKAASLIYLVPPLAALEAALLFGERLTMPMIVGTVIVVLGVYLTNRKSAAVPAG; this is encoded by the coding sequence ATGACACTTCACCGCCTTGCGCCTGTTCTCTTTGTTCTGCTCTGGTCTACCGGCTGGGTGGCCGCCAAATATGCGAGCCTGTTCGCTGATCCGCTGACATTCCTGGTCTTGCGCTACGCCGTGGCTGCCGTGCTGTTTTACCTGGTCTGCCGAGTGAGCGGTGTCCGGTGGCCTGTCAGTCGCTCGGCGCTGATCCATGCGGTGGTGTCAGGGATGTTTCTGCACGGTTTCTATCTTGGCATGGTGTGGTGGGCGATCGGGCAGGGCGTGCCGGCCTCGTTGTCGGGCATCATTGCCGGCCTGCAGCCGCTGATGACGGGAATTGCGGCCGCCTATCTTATCGGAGAGGCCCTGTCGGGCAGCCAGCGGCTTGGCCTGCTGCTCGGATTTGCCGGCATAGCGATCGCCGTTCTGCCAAATGTGCTGGCGCTGGATGCCGTGGCCATTCCGGTCGGTGCCGTCGCCGTCAATGTCCTGGCCATGGCCTGCGTGACCGCCGGCACGATCTATCAGAAGCGCTATCTGCACGAAGTGGATCTGCGTGCGGTTGCCACGCTTCAATATGTCGGCGCCTTGATCGTCACGGTTCCGGCTGCGCTGTTGCTTGAAGACCTGCATGTGAGCTGGGGGCTTGGCCTGTTTGCCGTGCTCGGCTGGTCGGTGCTCGGCATTTCCATGGGTGCGATTGCGCTGCTGCTCTATCTGATTCGTCGTGGCGACGTGTCGAAGGCGGCTTCGCTGATCTATCTCGTTCCGCCGCTTGCTGCCCTGGAGGCGGCACTCCTCTTTGGCGAGAGGCTGACAATGCCGATGATCGTCGGTACAGTGATCGTCGTGCTCGGCGTCTATCTCACCAACCGCAAGAGTGCAGCGGTGCCGGCCGGCTAA
- a CDS encoding circularly permuted type 2 ATP-grasp protein, producing MAFDEMIKADSGPRVPYQNYHDWYSNQDPARLLAKSRDAENIFRKTGITFAVYGHEDSSEKLIPFDIIPRIISGREWRKLAQGIEQRVIALNAFLDDIYHKQEIIRAGRIPRELIEKNVTFLPEMIGFRPPGGVYTHIVGTDIVRTGEDQFFVLEDNARTPSGVSYMLENRETMMQMFPELFQLNKVQRVEDYPHLLRQSLSSLAPPGCKGKPRVAVLTPGIYNSAYYEHSFLADMMGVELVEGSDLRVIDGKVKMRTTRGYEAIDVLYRRVDDDYLDPLTFRPDSCLGVPGIMDVYRAGNITIANAPGTGICDDKAIYSYMPEIVEFYTGRKALLENVPTWRCSEADSLKYVLEHLEELVVKEVHGSGGYGMLVGPTASKRERAVFAEKLKARPNNYIAQPTLSLSTVPILVNKGIAPRHVDLRPYVLVSDKVQIIPGGLTRVALKQGSLVVNSSQGGGTKDTWVLED from the coding sequence TTGGCATTTGACGAAATGATTAAAGCGGATAGCGGTCCGCGGGTTCCCTATCAGAATTACCACGACTGGTATTCCAACCAGGATCCGGCAAGACTGCTGGCGAAGTCCAGAGACGCCGAAAACATCTTCCGCAAGACCGGCATTACCTTTGCCGTTTACGGCCACGAGGACTCCTCGGAAAAGCTCATTCCCTTCGACATCATCCCCCGCATCATATCCGGTCGTGAATGGCGCAAGCTGGCCCAGGGTATCGAGCAGCGCGTCATCGCTCTCAATGCCTTTCTTGACGACATCTACCACAAGCAGGAAATCATTCGCGCCGGCCGTATTCCGCGTGAACTGATCGAGAAGAACGTCACCTTCCTGCCCGAAATGATTGGTTTTCGTCCGCCCGGCGGCGTCTATACCCATATCGTCGGCACAGACATCGTACGCACCGGCGAAGACCAGTTCTTCGTCCTCGAGGACAATGCCCGCACGCCCTCCGGTGTCAGCTACATGCTGGAAAACCGGGAAACGATGATGCAGATGTTCCCCGAACTCTTCCAGCTGAACAAGGTGCAGCGCGTCGAGGATTATCCGCATCTGCTGCGCCAGTCGCTCTCCTCGCTTGCGCCTCCCGGCTGCAAGGGCAAGCCACGCGTCGCGGTACTGACCCCCGGCATCTACAATTCAGCCTATTACGAGCATTCCTTCCTTGCCGACATGATGGGCGTGGAACTGGTCGAGGGCTCGGACCTGCGGGTCATCGACGGCAAGGTGAAGATGCGCACCACGCGCGGCTACGAGGCCATCGACGTGCTCTATCGCCGTGTCGACGACGACTATCTCGATCCGCTGACCTTCCGGCCCGACAGCTGCCTCGGCGTCCCCGGGATCATGGACGTCTATCGCGCCGGCAATATCACCATTGCCAATGCGCCGGGCACCGGCATTTGCGACGACAAGGCCATCTATTCCTACATGCCGGAAATCGTCGAGTTCTATACCGGCCGCAAGGCGCTGCTCGAAAACGTCCCGACCTGGCGCTGTTCGGAGGCCGACAGCCTGAAATACGTGCTGGAGCATCTGGAAGAACTAGTGGTCAAGGAAGTGCACGGTTCCGGTGGCTACGGCATGCTGGTCGGCCCGACCGCATCGAAGCGGGAACGAGCGGTCTTTGCCGAAAAGCTGAAAGCGCGCCCGAACAACTACATCGCCCAGCCGACATTGTCGCTGTCGACGGTGCCGATCTTGGTCAACAAGGGGATCGCGCCCCGCCATGTCGACCTTCGTCCTTATGTCCTCGTCTCCGACAAGGTGCAGATCATTCCCGGCGGTCTGACCCGCGTGGCCCTGAAGCAGGGTTCTCTCGTGGTCAATTCCAGCCAGGGCGGCGGCACCAAGGACACCTGGGTATTGGAGGACTGA